The sequence ACTTCAAAAAATTACACATTGAACCGAATGCTCAGAATATCGCCATCCTGAACGATGTAATCTTTGCCTTCCAGCCGAAAAGCGCCGTTGCTTTTCACGGCTTTTTCCGAGCCCGCTTTGATGAGGTCAATGTAATTGAAGCACTCAGCACGGATGAATCCCCGCATCAGATCGGTGTGGATAACGCCCGCAGCTTGCAGCGCTGTCGAGCCTTTGCGGATGCTCCAGGCTCGCACCTCATCTGAACCAACCGTGAAAAAGCTGATATACCCCAGCATGTCATAGGCAAATTTGGTCAACCGATCTCGGGCCGACTGCTCGATCCCCATCTCTGCCATGAATAGCCGCATATCCGACTCATTATCGAACTGCGCCAGCTCCATTTCGAATTTCCCTGCAAATTCGATCACATCATGGGACTTTTGGATGGATTGAATCAATCCGTTCCCTTTGCCAAAATTTTCTTCGCCCGAATTCAGGATCACCAGCAAGGGCTTGAGCGTCAGATACTGGTAGCCTCGAATGACCTTCAGCTCGTCCTGGCTCAATTCCAGCGTGCGGATAGGCTTGCTGTCAGTCAAATGATCGTGGATCCTTTGCAAGGTCTTTTGCTCGAACAGCAGCTCGTTAGTCTTCTTTCCACGGGAAAGCTGATGGGCGATCCGCTCCAATCTCGTTTCTGTGAAGACCAGATCGAACAACAACAGTTCATCGCTGATCAATTCTATATCCTTCAAAGGTGACGAATGGCCATTTAATTCATCTTTGAAATTTTTGACCACCAGTGCCAGTGCATCGGTGGTCTTCACCAGATTCAATAATTCGGGCGAAAAAGCCCCATCCTTGGCTGAACCGCTGGACAGACCGATGAAATCGATCAGTTCTATCGTCGCAAATGTTGTCTTTTGCGGTCGATACATTTCGGAGAGCGTTCGCACCCGTTCGTCGCCAACTTCCACCACGGCAATATTGGGCTCGGCCTTGGCCGCCACAAAGTTGTGCACCTCGGCCTGCGAACGGGTGAGGGCATTGAAAATCGTTGTCTTGCCAGAATGTTGCAATCCAATTAAACCAAGCTTCATAACACAAAACCCATGTTGAAACCAATTACCGTTTTATCCCAATTTTCAATTTTGAATTTTATCCAGAAAATCAAATTTTTTGATAGAAAATCATGCATTATTCGCTCCACCGATCATGAAGTTCCCAGCTTTTTGAATTTTTTTTCTTGGCTCAAAATTCTTCATTCGAGAAATCATTCAAGTGAGAATGACGATTATCTAAAACGACGATTCATGGATGGGATGTTATTGCATGGGAATTCAGCCATCCTACATTGCGTTACCTTGCAAAATAAGAAATAGACTTTCCTTAACTACTTTGTGTTGCAAAAATGGAAATCAAAAGAAACGATGTCATTCCTGCGAATGCAGGAATCTATTTTTTAACTGATGCTTAAGTCAACCAAAAGTGAGATGCCTGCATGGGCAGGCATGACAATATATCGTGTTTTGATAATTCTGAAACAAGAACTTATTAGGATTGATGGTCAAGCATTCTTATTTTATTCTTTCGGCTAAATTTTTAAGCAATGAATTTCGCAGGTAGGTTCGTTTTTTAAACAATAGAGGGGAATGCTCTGGTATTTGGATATGGCGCCAACCTTAGTTAAGCTTTATCACTTCTGAATCACCGATGGAACTGATAGCGATCTGGTCAAATTTCTGTGATCCTGCAATTCTGAAGCAAATTTTTATCAAGAGCCGTCTTTGCCGAATGAATTGGTTCAATTAAACTGGCTCTGGAGTGAAGCGCTTCAGCCGCAATGCATTGGAGACGACAGTGACGCTGCTTGCGGCCATGGCAGCGGCTGCAATCATCGGATTCAGCAGTAGGCCAAAAAATGGATAGAGGACACCAGCGGCAATGGGTATCCCTAGCGTATTATAGATGAATGATCCAAATAGGTTCTGCTTAATGTTGCGCATGGTAGCATAGCTGAGTTGAATCGCTGTGATCACAGTGGTCAATGTGCCCTTCATCAGGGCGATGTCCCCCGCTTCCATAGCGATGTCTGTTCCCGTTCCCATAGCAATCCCAACATCTGCCTGGGCCAGTGCTGGAGCATCGTTGATCCCATCGCCGACCATCGCAACGATTTTCCCCTCCTGCTGGAGAGACTTCACTTGTCCAGCTTTTTCATCAGGCAAAACTTCGGATAATATGCGAGAAATTCCCAATTGGCGTCCAATAGCTTCTGCAGTTTTTCGATTATCTCCAGTCATTAACACCACCTCCAGTCCCATTTCCTGCAATTTTCGGATGGCTCTTGGCGATTCTTGTTTAATTGGATCGGCAATAGCGATGAGCCCAATGATTTTATTATTCAGCGCAATCCCGATCGGGGTTTTCCCTTCTTCGGCCAACGCAGCAGTCTTCGCCTCAATTTCAGCGAACTCCAAGCCGCGATCTTTCATAAACGCTAAATTTCCCAACAGCACTCGATCGCCATTGACCTCTGCCTCGATACCGAATCCAGGTAGAGCCGTAAAATGATCCACAGGAGTTAATTTTAATCCCTTCTGTTTTGCCGAGCCAATTATCGCTCCAGCGAGTGGATGTTCCGAGCCTTGCTCAGCAGAAGCGGCCAGTCGTAACAGTTCATCAGGGTCAAAATGGTTTATAGCTATCGTATCGGTTACGCTTGGTTTGCCGAGTGTCACCGTGCCGGTTTTATCAAAGATAATTGTATCGACTTTATGTGCGTTCTCCAGCGCTTCGGCATTTTTGATTAAAATACCCAGTTCGGCCCCTTTCCCGGTCCCGACCATGATGGAGGTAGGTGTCGCCAAACCCAAGGCGCAGGGACAGGCGATGATCAATACTGTCACGAATGTGACGAGGGCGTAGATCAATTTCGGCTCTGGTCCAAATCGCCACCAAATAAAAAAAGCTAAAATTGCGATGCCAATGACCACGGGCACGAAGATACTTGCGACGAAATCCGCCAGGCGTTGGATTGGAGCTTTGGAGCCCTGGGCTTCTTGGACGAGCCGAATAATTTGCGCGAGCACTGTGTCCTTACCAACTTTGGTCGCTCTGAACTGAAAAGAGCCAGTTTTGTTGATCGTGGCGCCGATCACCGTGTCCCCAATCGATTTCTTGACTGGCAATGCTTCTCCAGTGAGCATCGACTCGTCCACAGCAGAACTACCAGCCACCACTCGACCGTCCACGGGAATACGCTCACCAGGCCGAACAAGGACCAGATCTCCCACCTGAACCTGTTCGATCGGAAGGTCAATTTCTTGTCCATTTCGAAACACCCGAGCAGTTTTCGGTTGCAAACCCATGAGCTTTTTGATCGCCTCGGAAGTACGGCCCTTTGCCCGGGCCTCTAACAATCGGCCGAATAAAATGAGCGTTATTATTACAGCGGTTGTGTCGTAATAGACATGCTGCAAATCGCTTGGCAGAAAATTCGGGAAAAAGGTGGCCACAGTTGAATAAATATAAGCTGCCCCAGTGCCGAGAGCGATCAGGGTATTCATGTCAGCCGTACCATGCCGCAAGGCTTTCCATGCGCCGAAGAAAAATTGTCTGCCCGACATGATCAGCACTAATGTGGTCAGCGCAAACAAGATGATCCATAGCGGCTGTTGTGGGACGACTTTCAAGTGACTCACCATATCTGCCATCGACCCGATCATGATGATGGAGGTCAACACGGTGCTAAAAATCAGTTGTCGCAACTGCTTTCGGTATCGCTCCTCTCGGATCCTCCGATCCCAATCCGCACTGAACTCCTCACGGATCGCCTCGGCCTCATACCCGGCGTCGGCGACCGCAGCTCTCAGCCGTTCGATATCGGCCGCTCTTGGCTCCAGGGTAATTGTCGCCCGTTCGGTGCCAAGATTGACCACCGCATCAACGACGCCATCCACGCTTTTCAGCGCCGTTTCTACCCGACGCACGCAAGCTGCGCAGGTCATTCCTTTTATAGCCAATTCGATTTTTTCTGATTTCATATCTCACTCATCAATAAAAGCTTCTCCCAGCATTGAGCAATTAGCAAAGCATTCCCAATACTTAAAAATTTCCCTTGACTTTTTCGTCAAACCGGTTTATAATGCAACTAAATTTTTTCAAATTTGATCCTTGAAAATTTTATGCCGAAAATTTCTCTAAGATGAAACCATTTTCGCGAAGACAACTTAAGCGCGAATTCAGTGCTCGCTGTTTCTTCCAGTGATTGGCCAAATTCCCGAAATTAATTATTGTCCCAAATCACTCATTTCGCCAATCAATCGAATATAGCTAAGCATTGTCTTGAGCCTGGTGGCTCTTTTCTTTAGCTCTATTAAATGCGGAGCAGATCGCAAAATGGACAACGAATCAATTCATCCAATCAATCCCAAGAGGTGAACAATGAAACGCTCAACCCGTTCTCAACTTAACACTGCTTTTCTTTTTTTCACATCGTTTCTTTTCACGCTGATCTGGGCAGGATGTTCATTTCAACATGCCCAGCGCCAACATATAGTCCCCCCAAAAGCGAAGCAAATTCCCAAAGAGCTCACCATCCATGGCCACACGCGTATCGACAAATATTTCTGGTTGCGCGAGCGAGAAAACCCTGAGGTAATTACTTACCTTCAGGCAGAAAACGATTATAAAGATGCGGTACTCAAGCATACAAAAAAGCTGCAAGAAAAGCTATATAAAGAAATCATCGGCCGATTTAAACAGACCGACATGTCCGTTCCTTACAGGGACAATGGCTATTATTACTATATCCGCTACGAAGAGGGCCAAGAACATCCGATCTACTGCCGCAAGAAAGGGAGCCTTGAAGCGCAAGAAGAGATCATGCTGAACGTCAACGAAATGGCGAAAGGACATGATTTTTACCAGGTGGTGGGACTCAGCGTCAGCGATGATAATAAATTTCTTGCCTTCGGCGTCGATACGGTGAGTCGACGGAAATATACGATTTACTTTAAGAATTTGGAGACAAACGAGCTTTTGCCAGATGCGCTTCCCAACACCTCTGGTGGGGCTGCTTGGGCGAGCGATAACAAGACTGTTTTCTATGCCACCAAAGATTCGACCCTACGGCCCTTTAAGATCATGCGCCATATCTTGGGAACGGATCCAGCTGAAGACGCCGAAGTCTTCCATGAAAAAGACAGCACATTCAGTACCTATGTCTATAGATCGAAATCAAAAAAATATATCTTGATCAACTCGACCAGCACGTTATCAACTGAATATCGCTATCTGGAGGCTGATGATCCCACAGGCCTATTCACGATCTTCAATCCTCGGGAACGAGATCACGAATATAGCATCGAACATTTTGAGGACAAGTTTTATATCGTGACCAATTGGAACGCCAAAAATTTCCGCTTGATGGAGACACCCGTCGGAAACACGAACAAGAAGTATTGGCGCGAGGTAATTCCGCATCGGAATGATGTTTTGCTGGAAGATATTGAGGTGTTCAAGAATTATTTAGCCATTGGCGAGCGGAAAAATGGTCTGCGACAGATCCGCGTCGTTGATCAAACCGATGGGACGGAACATTATCTGGATTTCGGCGAGCCCGCTTATACAGCCTATGCGTCGATCAATCCCGAATTCGACACTGAGCTGTTGCGCTATGGTTATACCTCGCTTACTACCCCGAATTCGACTTACGATTACAACATGCGAACCCGAGAAAAGACGTTGCTGAAACAAGAAGAAGTTTTGGGCGGTTTCGATCCGAAAAATTATAAAACTGAACGGCTTTATGCAACGGCGAAGGACAGCGTGAAAATTCCAATTTCGTTGGTCTATCGGGTTGGCCTGGTGAAAGATGGCAACAATCCGTTGCTGCTCTATGGGTATGGTTCTTATGGCGCGAGCACAGATGCCAGTTTCAGCTCGGTGAGACTGAGCCTGTTAGATCGCGGATTTGTTTATGCCATCGCGCATATTCGCGGCGGTCAGGAGATGGGACGACAGTGGTATGAGGACGGCAAGCTGCTGAAAAAGAAAAATACGTTTACCGATTTCATCGCCTGCGCAGAGTGTTTGATCGCCGAAAAATTCACCAATCCTGAAAAATTGTTCGCAATGGGAGGCAGCGCGGGAGGCTTGCTCATCGGCGCGGTGGTCAATATGCGTCCCGATCTATTTAAAGGTGTCATCGCCGCAGTGCCTTGGGTCGATGTGGTAACCACTATGCTCGACGAGTCCATTCCGCTGACCACCAATGAGTTCGACGAATGGGGCAATCCCAAACAGAAAGAATATTACGATTACATGTTATCCTATTCGCCTTATGACAACGTGGTCGCCCAAAATTATCCCAATATGTTCGTCACCACCGGTCTGCACGATTCTCAGGTGCAATATTGGGAGCCAGCCAAGTGGGTGGCAAAGCTGCGTGAATTGAAGACCGATAACAATATTCTCGTACTGCATACCGATATGAAAGCGGGTCATGGCGGCAAAGCAGGCCGCTTCGAGCGCCATCGGCTGACAGCAATGGAATATGCGTTCATGTTGGATTTG comes from candidate division KSB1 bacterium and encodes:
- the ychF gene encoding redox-regulated ATPase YchF, with amino-acid sequence MKLGLIGLQHSGKTTIFNALTRSQAEVHNFVAAKAEPNIAVVEVGDERVRTLSEMYRPQKTTFATIELIDFIGLSSGSAKDGAFSPELLNLVKTTDALALVVKNFKDELNGHSSPLKDIELISDELLLFDLVFTETRLERIAHQLSRGKKTNELLFEQKTLQRIHDHLTDSKPIRTLELSQDELKVIRGYQYLTLKPLLVILNSGEENFGKGNGLIQSIQKSHDVIEFAGKFEMELAQFDNESDMRLFMAEMGIEQSARDRLTKFAYDMLGYISFFTVGSDEVRAWSIRKGSTALQAAGVIHTDLMRGFIRAECFNYIDLIKAGSEKAVKSNGAFRLEGKDYIVQDGDILSIRFNV
- a CDS encoding heavy metal translocating P-type ATPase, whose translation is MKSEKIELAIKGMTCAACVRRVETALKSVDGVVDAVVNLGTERATITLEPRAADIERLRAAVADAGYEAEAIREEFSADWDRRIREERYRKQLRQLIFSTVLTSIIMIGSMADMVSHLKVVPQQPLWIILFALTTLVLIMSGRQFFFGAWKALRHGTADMNTLIALGTGAAYIYSTVATFFPNFLPSDLQHVYYDTTAVIITLILFGRLLEARAKGRTSEAIKKLMGLQPKTARVFRNGQEIDLPIEQVQVGDLVLVRPGERIPVDGRVVAGSSAVDESMLTGEALPVKKSIGDTVIGATINKTGSFQFRATKVGKDTVLAQIIRLVQEAQGSKAPIQRLADFVASIFVPVVIGIAILAFFIWWRFGPEPKLIYALVTFVTVLIIACPCALGLATPTSIMVGTGKGAELGILIKNAEALENAHKVDTIIFDKTGTVTLGKPSVTDTIAINHFDPDELLRLAASAEQGSEHPLAGAIIGSAKQKGLKLTPVDHFTALPGFGIEAEVNGDRVLLGNLAFMKDRGLEFAEIEAKTAALAEEGKTPIGIALNNKIIGLIAIADPIKQESPRAIRKLQEMGLEVVLMTGDNRKTAEAIGRQLGISRILSEVLPDEKAGQVKSLQQEGKIVAMVGDGINDAPALAQADVGIAMGTGTDIAMEAGDIALMKGTLTTVITAIQLSYATMRNIKQNLFGSFIYNTLGIPIAAGVLYPFFGLLLNPMIAAAAMAASSVTVVSNALRLKRFTPEPV
- a CDS encoding S9 family peptidase; translated protein: MKRSTRSQLNTAFLFFTSFLFTLIWAGCSFQHAQRQHIVPPKAKQIPKELTIHGHTRIDKYFWLRERENPEVITYLQAENDYKDAVLKHTKKLQEKLYKEIIGRFKQTDMSVPYRDNGYYYYIRYEEGQEHPIYCRKKGSLEAQEEIMLNVNEMAKGHDFYQVVGLSVSDDNKFLAFGVDTVSRRKYTIYFKNLETNELLPDALPNTSGGAAWASDNKTVFYATKDSTLRPFKIMRHILGTDPAEDAEVFHEKDSTFSTYVYRSKSKKYILINSTSTLSTEYRYLEADDPTGLFTIFNPRERDHEYSIEHFEDKFYIVTNWNAKNFRLMETPVGNTNKKYWREVIPHRNDVLLEDIEVFKNYLAIGERKNGLRQIRVVDQTDGTEHYLDFGEPAYTAYASINPEFDTELLRYGYTSLTTPNSTYDYNMRTREKTLLKQEEVLGGFDPKNYKTERLYATAKDSVKIPISLVYRVGLVKDGNNPLLLYGYGSYGASTDASFSSVRLSLLDRGFVYAIAHIRGGQEMGRQWYEDGKLLKKKNTFTDFIACAECLIAEKFTNPEKLFAMGGSAGGLLIGAVVNMRPDLFKGVIAAVPWVDVVTTMLDESIPLTTNEFDEWGNPKQKEYYDYMLSYSPYDNVVAQNYPNMFVTTGLHDSQVQYWEPAKWVAKLRELKTDNNILVLHTDMKAGHGGKAGRFERHRLTAMEYAFMLDLLGIRD